CCCTTGAATGATCAAATTAACTTCTTTATTCAATTCGCGCGACAGATCGCGTACCATGCGTGGGAAACGATTGAAAACCTGGCCTACCGGAACCATTCTGACTTTCATAACAACCGCTTGTAAATCGGTCGTAACCCGATCCATCTGTTCCATCGTTTCTACCAAATCAGTCAGACGATGCGTCAGGCCAATCTGCTCCAAGCGCGTCTTGTTGATGACCAATTCACCAACCAAATTTAACAATGTATCCAGTTTATCAATATCAACGCGTACGGACTGCCCGCTCTTCAGTTTTTTGTCCGCACCGGCTGCAGGCGCTTGATGAACCTCCGCCGGTTTGGCGGCTCTGGCCGGTGCAGATTCCGGTTGCGCCGTCTGTTCAACAGCGACCGGTGCGGCTTGAACTGCCGTTTCTTGTTTTGTCGCCGGCGCACATAACGTCACTTCCACTTTATCCACTTCTGAAATTGACAAAAGGATATGTTGAATCCGCTCCGGTTCCGCATCCGTTACAACAAGGACACTGAAGGAGAAATCAAAATTTTCTTTTTCCAACTCCTCAACGGGTGGAATGCTTTTTATAACTTCACCCAATTCCTCTAACGCACTCATGACCATGTACGCACGCGCCGAACGCAAGAGACAATTTTCTCTCAACAACACTTGAATTTCATATGCTCTGAGTCCTTGACTCGCCGCTTTGCTAATTATAGCCGTTTCCGAATCGTTTAGTTTTAAGGTTGAACCCGTGTCTTCACTGCCACTTTCTTCCGTAACCGTAGCCGCGCCGGCCGACTCGCCTTTTGCCAACGCTTTTAGTTTTTGAATCAACCCTTTACTGTCAATGCCGCTGTCCGCACCGCTGGCAACAGCCTCTACCAATTGCTCCAATGTATCCACGCATTGGAATATGGTGTCGATAATTTCTTTATTAGGTTGCAGTTCGCTTTTGCGCAACAAATCCAGGATGTTTTCCATTTCATGCGTCAATTCGGCAATGTTCGTAAACCCCATCGTAGCCGACATCCCTTTAATCGTATGGGCACTACGAAAAATCTCGTCCAAAACGGAAAGATTACTCGGATCATTTTCTAAATCTAAAAGACAGCTATTTAAGGTCTGCAAATGTTCGCGCGACTCTTCCAAAAACATCCCTAGATATTGATTAATATCCATATATTCCACCCCCACACTTTTACTTGTTAACTGAACGTACAATCTCCCCGGCAATAGCCGACAATGGAGCAACCTTATCCACCACGCCTAATTCGATAGCTGACTTTGGCATACCAAACACCACCGCCGTCGACTGGTCCTCTGCAATCGTATACCCGTTTCTCCCTTTGATTGCCTGAATGCCTTTGGCTCCATCATGCCCCATGCCTGTCAGAATAACCCCCACCGCTCGGCTGCCATATAAATTGGCGACTGATTCCATCATGGGATCTACCGCCGGGCGGTGACCACCAATCGGCGGTTGCTGGCTGAGACGGACGACTTTACGATTCGCTTCTCTTTCTACTGTCATATGATAATCGCCCGGCGCAATCAAGACCAGCCCCGGTCGAATCACATCATTGTGTTCCGCTTCTTTCACCGTCAAGGAAGAAAGTGAATTCAGACGCTCTGACAGCGATTTAGTAAAACCCGGCGGCATATGCTGCACAATAACCACGCCACACGGAAGATTGCCAGGCAAACGGGTAATGACTTCCTGTAGAGCCCGCGGTCCTCCGGTAGAAGTTCCAATTGCAATGATCTGCTCATCACTTCCTAGATAGGACGATGCGACCTGCACCGGAGGAGGTTTAACGAAAGTAGTCGCGCTTGGTTGGCGTTTTGCCAGTTGTGCGACATTCGCTTTGACAGCCCCGCGGCATTTTTCCAATATTTCAGCACTGATACCGGCAATCCCCGCTATCGGTCCGGCAGCCTTTGCCACAAAGTCAACGGCGCCTAGTTCTAAAGCCCGCAATGTTGCATCCGCGCCGGCTCTAGTCAAACTGCTGACCATGACAACAGGCGTTGGCTCTTCCTTCATTATCAATTCCAATGCTTTAATTCCATCCATAATCGGCATTTCAACATCCATTGTAATCAAATGCGGCTTCAATCGCTTTGTCTTATCTACTGCCTCACGACCATTGCGTGCGGTGTCAATCACTTCAAAATCCGGTTCAGCAGCAAACAAGTCCGATAAAAGCTTGCGCATAAAAGCAGAGTCATCCACAATCAATACTTTAATCATGTCATCATACCACCATCCTGGCCAAATTTCACATGCCTTTTTGTCGTTGTTCTAACTGCTTGCGAAAAATAAAGCGAATTACCTTATCTCGATAATTTTCATTGATTTCAACAAATTTAACCGCAGACCAAAACAATTTTCGATCCTCCTGCGGCTTGAAACATCGCACGACTTCCCCCTGCGCCTGTATCATCTCACCTTCGGGTAGTTCTATGCCGACCTGGAAACGCATTCCTACTGTCAAAGGCTGTGTCGTAATGAGCTGCAAACCGCCTCCCCCCACGTCCTTTGTCGCTGCCTCCAGGGTAATTGTCTGCTCCGGATCATTATCATCAGGATATTCTAAGGTAACCGGCAATGAAATATCGAGTCGCACAAATGCACGTTGCTGAATCTTTTTCATATCGGTTGGTATGGATACAATCCAAACCGGTAACGGACTGATGCGCTTGTTTAACAAAGCACTATGAAAACTATAAATACCAGAATCGTCAAATACTTTTGCATAAAACTCGCGGCCATTTTCCAACATTACCGGAAATCCTTTACTCATCGGCATAGCGATTGCAAGTTTTCCGTCGCTGACTTCTTCAATTCGACTAGGATACTGTTCGACATGATTCCCTTTAGGAAGCACGACACCAAGCCGTTGGTTGACTTTGAAAAAATGTTGCGGATTAATGACAGTTGCCTCCCTTGCGAAAAATACAATTAGCGTATCATGGTCAGAAATTTATCGAAGAATCCTCGTAAACCGCTTGTTGTCTTTACTTCATCGCCTGTGACCATGCGTTCGGCAATCTCCATGATGCATTTGGCTGAAATCGTTCCCGGATAAGTCGTCAAGAGCGGTTTCTGGCTTTTTACCGCCTTCACCATGTTGCGGTCTTCATATACCAAGCCAAGTTCCGTTACCGATACGCCCAAGAAACGCATTGCCACATTCATTAATTTCCCTACGACTAGGTCACCTTCCTCCTTTTCTACGACACGGTTTACAATTAATCGTAACGGCGCGACGCCCTGATAACTGGCATAGGCTTTCATCATGGCATATGCGTCGGTGATTGCAGTAGGTTCAGGCGTAGTGACGATAATCACTTCGTCGGCTGCAATGACAAATTTCATAACACCTTTATTTAAACCAGCTCCCGTATCCACTAGGATGATATCGGCCCAATCGTCACAAACAACCACCTGATGAATAATGTTTTGCAATTGTTGTTCGTTCAAGTTTGCCAGTTGATAGATACCGGAACCGCCTGAAATAAATTTAATGCCGCCCGGAGCATCTACCACGATATCCTGAATGCCAAAGCCTTCTTCCAAGAGGTGCAGAATGTTATAAGGAGCACTGCAACCTAAGACAACATCGACATTAGCCATGCCAAGATCCGCATCGAGAATAAGAACTCGTTTGCCAAGCTGCGCCAATGCCAATGCCAAATTCACTGTGAAATTGGTCTTGCCTACTCCGCCTTTGCCGCTGGTCACCGTTATGACTTTAGCCTCTGACGCCTGCGCTTTTATAACACTGCTTTTATTTTTAAACGAATTATCCTCGACCATTTTGCGTAATTTTTCAGCCTGATCATTCATCACGTTAATCCCTCAAAATCAAATTTGCTAGTTTCGCGGGGTTGGCCAGTTCAATATCATCAGGAACATTTTGGCCGGTCGTGATGTAAGACAAGCCAACGGGGAAATGATACAAGAGATTTAAAATTAGTCCTATATTGCTCGCTTCATCAATTTTAGTAAACAAAAATTTTTGCGGCGAGCAGATGGAAAAGCGATCAACAACATCGAGCGCATCTTTATACTTTGTTGTAGAACTTAAGACAAGATGCGTTTCTATTCGCGCATCACACTGAAGCAATGCCTGCAATTCCGAAAGTTGATACTGATTTTTGGGACTTCGTCCCGCCGTATCAATCAGGACTAGATCTTTGTCACGATGACGATATAAGGCGCTTTTTAATTCTTCTGCCGTATATACGATGTCGATCGGAACCCCCATAATATCGGCGTAGGTTTTTAATTGTTCCACCGCAGAAATTCGATAAGTGTCTGCCGTGATAAGCGCGACCTTACACCCTTCTTTAACGGCAAAACTGGCTGCCAACTTTGCAATGGTCGTCGTCTTGCCCACGCCTGTCGGTCCAATAAAAGCAGCGACCTTTACGCCGTCTTTAGGAACCATAATTCCTTCGATTCGATGAAAATGATTCTTTATGCGTTCCTTTAACAGCTGCCTTACTAATTGCTGGTCTTTTTCCGCAGTCGCCTCTTCCGCCAGCCCTTGCAAAATATTGTCTGCAATCAACGGATCTACATCATTAGCAAGCAATAACTCGAGTAGCGGTGATTTTTTCTTCCCCATTGTCGGCATTTTTTGCACGACTTGTTCCAGCAATTTTTTCATATTTGCCATTTCAAGTTGTAGTGCAGTTAGCCTTGGCTCGTCGCCGCTCTCCAGCAATTGTTTGACCAAGGTTGGCGAGGGTTGCGCTACTTCCGGACGTCTTTTTTCCACAACGCTAGGTTGCTTGACAGCCGCCGGCTCTACCGCAGCCATAACTTCAAACATCTCCTGGGAAAAGAAGCCCAACACGCCTCCTTTGCGAAAACGACGCGTATGTAAAATGACCGCATCTCTGCCCAACTGACTTTTCACTTGCGCCATGGCCTCTTGCATCGTCATTGCGGTAAACACTTTTACCTTCAATTTACACTTTCACCATCCCTAATGATTGTACTTCCACTTTAGGGTCCAATTCGGCATATGATAAAACCACTATGCTTGGTATAGAACGCTCAATCAACTTATAAAAAGATAGTCGAACCGCCGGACTTGCCAAAACTACCGGCAGATACCCCAGATTCGTCAGTTTAGGAAGTTCAACCGATAAGCTCTGCAAAAGAGTTTGCATGACACTAGGCTCAAGAGCCACATAAGAACCGCTTTCTGTTCGCTGTACAGCATTTGAGATCATCTGCTCCAACTGCGGATCCAATGTCACACAAGACAAAACATTCGCCGCCGCATATTGGCGGGAAAGCTGTCTAGCCAACGCATGTCTCACGTATTCGGTCAAAATTTCCGTGTCCTTCGTCAATGCGGCATAATCGGCCAGGGTTTCAAGAACCGTAACCATATCGCGAATGGACACCCGCTCACGCAACAGATTGGCCAAGACTTTTTGAATATCGCCAATCGCCAGCATTGCCGGGGTCAACTCCTCGACAACCGCAGCATTCGTCTCTTTGACAGAATCCAAGAGCGTCTGCACTTCCTGGCGTCCAAGAATCTCCGCCGCATGAACCTTGATAATTTCAGTCAGATGCGTTGCCAGGACCGACACCGGATTTACAACCGTATAGCCGGCCAGTTCCGCTTGTTCACGCTGACTTTCCTGCACCCAAATAGCCGGAAGACCAAAGGCAGGTTCAATCGTTTCCAAGCCAATCACATCTTCAGCTACAGCGCCTGAATTCATCGCTAAATAGTGGTCAACTAGTAATTCTCCTTTTGCGATCTCAATTCCTCTTAATTTAATGATATATGCATTCGGTTTCAGTTGAATATTGTCACGAATTCGAATTGTCGGTACAATCAAACCCATTTCCAGCGCACACTGACGCCGGATCATAACCACCCGATCAAGCAAATCGCCGCCTTGCGCTACATCTACCAGCGGTATCAGGCTATAGCCGATTTCAAGTTCGAGCGGATCTACCTGCAGCAACGATACAATATTTTCCGGTTTGCGTACTTCTTCATTTTCACGTTCTTCTTCATTTGTTACCTGCGTTTCAGCAGCCTCACGCATCGACATCCGCAAGCCATAACCAATCGCAAAAGAAGTCAACGATAACGTCATAAACGGAATTCCCGGCAATCCAGGTACAAGGCCTAACATCGCCAATACACCGGATGCAATGAAGAAAATACGCGGATTCGTAAAGATTTGGCTGACCAGGTCATGTCCCAAATTTCCATCCGATGCCGCACGCGTCACGACAATGCCTGTCGCCGTCGAGATCAAAAGCGCCGGAATCTGATTAACGAGGCCTTCACCGACGGTAAGCAGCGTATAGCTTTGCAGCGCCTGGACAACGCCAAGATTGCGCTGCACCATGCCAATGATAAAACCGCCGACAATATTGATAATGATAATAATGATTGCCGCCATCGCATCGCCTTTGACGAACTTGCTCGCACCATCCATCGCGCCGTAAAAATCCGCTTCGCGCTGGATATTGACTCTTCTTGTCTTAGCTTCCGCATCCGTTATCGCGCCCGAGTTTAAGTCGGCATCAATGCTCATCTGCTTACCAGGCATCGCGTCCAACGTGAATCGCGCCGCGACTTCAGCAACGCGCTCCGCGCCTTTCGTGATAACGATAAATTGGATGATAACCAAAATGATAAAGACAATAAAACCAACAACCGCATTACCGCCGACTACGAAATTACCAAAGGCCATGATCACTTCACCGGCGTATCCATCTAGCAGTATTAAACGAGTCGAGGATACGTTTAACGCCAAACGAAATAAAGTGGTGATCAGCAGCAGCGAAGGAAAGACAGAGAACTGCAACGGCTCCGTATTATATACGGCAATCATGACAATGACCAAAGCAAATGTGATATTTAAAGACAAAAGTAAATCGAGTAAAAACGAAGGCAAGGGAATGATCATCATAATGACAATCGTAATAATGCCTAAGGCAACAACAATGTCACTGTATTTTGCTATGCGGGCTAAACCGCCACTTAGAGAAGTTGTTTCAACAGACAAACCTCTTCGCCCCTTTATCACTAAACTACGATAATTTATGCTTCAAGCGATATACATACGCTAGAACCTCGGCAACAGCCTGATACAATTCAGGCGGTACAACGTCACCTACCGAAGCCATCGCATACAAAGCTCGCGCCAACGGTTTATTTTCCATAACCATTACCTTGTTATCTTTGGCAATCTCTTTAATTCGCTGTGCAATCAGATCCTGTCCTTTTGCCACAACGACTGGTGCCACCATGGTCTTGTCATATTTCAATGCCACCGCATAATGCGTTGGATTCGTAACAACGACATCTGCCGTTGGAACTTCCTGCATCATTCTGCGCATAGCCATCATTCTCTGTTTTTCTTTGATCTTTCCCTTTATTAAAGGATCCCCTTCCATCTGTTTATATTCTTGTTTGACTTCGTCCTTGCTCATTTTCAAGCTTTGATTGTGTTGCCACAATTGATATACATAATCAATCCCTGCAAAAAATAAAAACACACCGCAAATTTGAAAACAAAGACTGAGCAGCAAACTTGAAATCATTACAATAGCATCGGCCAGTTCAACCGTAATTAAAGCGGGGATTTTGTCTGCTTCTTTCAATAAGAACCGATAAATGAAGGCGCAAACCACGGTAACCTTAAACAAAGATTTTGCCAGCTCCGCTAATGATCGGACGGAAAACATACGACCGAATCCCGCAATGGGATTTAGTTTTTCCAAACTCGGCTCCAATACCTCAAGAGAAAACATAAAACCGACTTGCAATATATTCGTTGCAATCGATACGATGAGTAAAATAGCCATGACTGGCATGGCTGCTTTAAACAACACCCAAATACCTCCGATAAACAACTGACTGACCATTTCGATCGTCATGTCATTCATCGCCAAATTTTCAAAACAAGTTCGCATATAAATGGACAGTTCTTGAAATATATGCGTCCCTAGTCCTTGCAAGGCAAACAAGGCCGCCAATAATCCCAAGGTGGCGTTAAGCTCCATACTTTTAGCGACTTGGCCTTTTTGTCTGGAATCCGCTTTGCGCTTGCTCGTAGGCTCTTCCGTTTTTTCACCGGAAAAAAGCTGCAGATCAAACGTCCATATCGGCCTTGGCTCAACCAAAAATCGATAAAACATCATATACGTTCTTATACATCCCATTAAATGCTTTCTCCAGAAAAAAAATATAAAAAGGCAATACTAACGATAATACGAAGATACCTGCAAATATTTTTGCCGGTACGCCGACGATAAAGATATTCATTTGCGGCATTGTTCGTGATAAAATCCCTAATGAAATATCAATCAACAGCAATGACGCTAAAACCGGTAATGAGATCTGAATTGCAATTAAAAAGATCCCTTTCATTAAACCAACCACAAATTGACTGATTGCTGCATTAAAAATAACCCCGGTCATAGGAATTAATTTAAAACTGGCAACCAATGCTCCTAATACTACATGATGGCCATTAAGTGCCAAGAAAACCATAATGGCTAGAATATAAAGAAAGTTACCGACTAGCGGCACCTGGTTGCCCGATTGAGGATCAATAACATTGACGATGCCGAAACCGATTTGCGTATCTAATATTTGACCGCACATTTGAATCGAAGTGAAAACCAGTGAGCTGACAAAGCCAATAATCATGCCCGCTACAAATTCACTCGCCACTAGAAATAAGTAAGGCAACCATTGCTCCGGAATGGGAATGCCCGGTTGATAAACCATTGGATACAAAATATAGGTTACAGCCAACCCTAGCGCCACTTTTACATGCCCAGGGACATTGCGGCTGCCGTATACCGGAGTGAGAAAAAAGATTCCCGACACTCTGACAAAAACCAGTAAAAAGACCGCTACCTGATCCTGTACCAAAGAAAACAAGTCAATCATAACGTCGTCAACCCTTTATCGGATAAGATACGGCAACCGCACTAACAGTTCCCGCGTGTAATCCACCAACATAGCCAACATCCAAGGGCCAAAAACCAAGACCGCCACAAATACGGCAATGATTTTAGGAATGAATGCCAGCGTCTGTTCCTGAATTTGCGTAGTGGCTTGAAAAATACTGACCACCAAGCCGACCAACAAACCTAAACCCAGCATGGGCGCTGCAATCAGCATAACCATCATCAATGCATCGCGGCCTAACTGTATTGCTAAATCCCCAGTCATTCTTATTTCCTTTCCACGTCTTTTAATGAAAGCTGGTGACGACAGAACGTATTACCAAATGCCAGCCATCCACCAAAACGAACAATAACAATTTGAACGGCAATGATATCATAACCGGCGGTACCATCATCATGCCCATCGCCATTAACGTACTTGCGATTACCATGTCAATCACGATAAAAGGAATATACAACAAGAAACCAAATTGGAACGCCGTTTTAAGTTCACTGATAATAAATGCCGGTATCAATACGGTTGTCGGTACATCTTCCTGTACCTCCGGTCGCGGGCCATCCGATAAATTTACAAATAGCGCCAGATCATTCTCCCGGGTCTGTTTAAACATGAACTCTCGCATCGGTTTAAGGCCTTCCGTCATTGCGGCTTCTTGGGACAGGCTTCCCGCCAAAAAAGGCTGCAGCGCATTTGTATTCACCTGTTCGAAATAAGGCGACATCGTAAAAAAAGTAATAAACAGCGCTAATCCGACCAGAATCTGATTCGGCGGCATCTGTTGAGTGCCCATGGCGCTGCGTAAAAAAGACAATACAACTATAATTCTGGT
The sequence above is drawn from the Azotosporobacter soli genome and encodes:
- a CDS encoding chemotaxis protein CheA, translated to MDINQYLGMFLEESREHLQTLNSCLLDLENDPSNLSVLDEIFRSAHTIKGMSATMGFTNIAELTHEMENILDLLRKSELQPNKEIIDTIFQCVDTLEQLVEAVASGADSGIDSKGLIQKLKALAKGESAGAATVTEESGSEDTGSTLKLNDSETAIISKAASQGLRAYEIQVLLRENCLLRSARAYMVMSALEELGEVIKSIPPVEELEKENFDFSFSVLVVTDAEPERIQHILLSISEVDKVEVTLCAPATKQETAVQAAPVAVEQTAQPESAPARAAKPAEVHQAPAAGADKKLKSGQSVRVDIDKLDTLLNLVGELVINKTRLEQIGLTHRLTDLVETMEQMDRVTTDLQAVVMKVRMVPVGQVFNRFPRMVRDLSRELNKEVNLIIQGEETELDRTVIDEIGDPLVHLLRNAIDHGIEKPAERQANGKNPVGEIHLIARHEGNNVIIMVEDDGKGVNPDIIKQKAVEKGLITQAEADKMDPTEAVRLLFLPGFSTAAVVTDVSGRGVGMDAVKNKIESLGGMVDIETKVGMGSKFKIRLPLTLAIIQALLVNVAKEIYAIPLGSIDSTINIKPADIKTVQNKEVILLRGQIIPIVRLGNVLNIPPTVEETPEELFIVIVHLGEQRAGIVVDNLIGQQEIVIKSLGKLLAGIKVIAGATILGNGQVALILDIGSLIQ
- a CDS encoding chemotaxis response regulator protein-glutamate methylesterase translates to MIKVLIVDDSAFMRKLLSDLFAAEPDFEVIDTARNGREAVDKTKRLKPHLITMDVEMPIMDGIKALELIMKEEPTPVVMVSSLTRAGADATLRALELGAVDFVAKAAGPIAGIAGISAEILEKCRGAVKANVAQLAKRQPSATTFVKPPPVQVASSYLGSDEQIIAIGTSTGGPRALQEVITRLPGNLPCGVVIVQHMPPGFTKSLSERLNSLSSLTVKEAEHNDVIRPGLVLIAPGDYHMTVEREANRKVVRLSQQPPIGGHRPAVDPMMESVANLYGSRAVGVILTGMGHDGAKGIQAIKGRNGYTIAEDQSTAVVFGMPKSAIELGVVDKVAPLSAIAGEIVRSVNK
- a CDS encoding flagellar brake protein; amino-acid sequence: MSDHDTLIVFFAREATVINPQHFFKVNQRLGVVLPKGNHVEQYPSRIEEVSDGKLAIAMPMSKGFPVMLENGREFYAKVFDDSGIYSFHSALLNKRISPLPVWIVSIPTDMKKIQQRAFVRLDISLPVTLEYPDDNDPEQTITLEAATKDVGGGGLQLITTQPLTVGMRFQVGIELPEGEMIQAQGEVVRCFKPQEDRKLFWSAVKFVEINENYRDKVIRFIFRKQLEQRQKGM
- a CDS encoding MinD/ParA family protein; translated protein: MNDQAEKLRKMVEDNSFKNKSSVIKAQASEAKVITVTSGKGGVGKTNFTVNLALALAQLGKRVLILDADLGMANVDVVLGCSAPYNILHLLEEGFGIQDIVVDAPGGIKFISGGSGIYQLANLNEQQLQNIIHQVVVCDDWADIILVDTGAGLNKGVMKFVIAADEVIIVTTPEPTAITDAYAMMKAYASYQGVAPLRLIVNRVVEKEEGDLVVGKLMNVAMRFLGVSVTELGLVYEDRNMVKAVKSQKPLLTTYPGTISAKCIMEIAERMVTGDEVKTTSGLRGFFDKFLTMIR
- the flhF gene encoding flagellar biosynthesis protein FlhF; amino-acid sequence: MFTAMTMQEAMAQVKSQLGRDAVILHTRRFRKGGVLGFFSQEMFEVMAAVEPAAVKQPSVVEKRRPEVAQPSPTLVKQLLESGDEPRLTALQLEMANMKKLLEQVVQKMPTMGKKKSPLLELLLANDVDPLIADNILQGLAEEATAEKDQQLVRQLLKERIKNHFHRIEGIMVPKDGVKVAAFIGPTGVGKTTTIAKLAASFAVKEGCKVALITADTYRISAVEQLKTYADIMGVPIDIVYTAEELKSALYRHRDKDLVLIDTAGRSPKNQYQLSELQALLQCDARIETHLVLSSTTKYKDALDVVDRFSICSPQKFLFTKIDEASNIGLILNLLYHFPVGLSYITTGQNVPDDIELANPAKLANLILRD
- the flhA gene encoding flagellar biosynthesis protein FlhA produces the protein MSVETTSLSGGLARIAKYSDIVVALGIITIVIMMIIPLPSFLLDLLLSLNITFALVIVMIAVYNTEPLQFSVFPSLLLITTLFRLALNVSSTRLILLDGYAGEVIMAFGNFVVGGNAVVGFIVFIILVIIQFIVITKGAERVAEVAARFTLDAMPGKQMSIDADLNSGAITDAEAKTRRVNIQREADFYGAMDGASKFVKGDAMAAIIIIIINIVGGFIIGMVQRNLGVVQALQSYTLLTVGEGLVNQIPALLISTATGIVVTRAASDGNLGHDLVSQIFTNPRIFFIASGVLAMLGLVPGLPGIPFMTLSLTSFAIGYGLRMSMREAAETQVTNEEERENEEVRKPENIVSLLQVDPLELEIGYSLIPLVDVAQGGDLLDRVVMIRRQCALEMGLIVPTIRIRDNIQLKPNAYIIKLRGIEIAKGELLVDHYLAMNSGAVAEDVIGLETIEPAFGLPAIWVQESQREQAELAGYTVVNPVSVLATHLTEIIKVHAAEILGRQEVQTLLDSVKETNAAVVEELTPAMLAIGDIQKVLANLLRERVSIRDMVTVLETLADYAALTKDTEILTEYVRHALARQLSRQYAAANVLSCVTLDPQLEQMISNAVQRTESGSYVALEPSVMQTLLQSLSVELPKLTNLGYLPVVLASPAVRLSFYKLIERSIPSIVVLSYAELDPKVEVQSLGMVKV
- the flhB gene encoding flagellar biosynthesis protein FlhB, with amino-acid sequence MGCIRTYMMFYRFLVEPRPIWTFDLQLFSGEKTEEPTSKRKADSRQKGQVAKSMELNATLGLLAALFALQGLGTHIFQELSIYMRTCFENLAMNDMTIEMVSQLFIGGIWVLFKAAMPVMAILLIVSIATNILQVGFMFSLEVLEPSLEKLNPIAGFGRMFSVRSLAELAKSLFKVTVVCAFIYRFLLKEADKIPALITVELADAIVMISSLLLSLCFQICGVFLFFAGIDYVYQLWQHNQSLKMSKDEVKQEYKQMEGDPLIKGKIKEKQRMMAMRRMMQEVPTADVVVTNPTHYAVALKYDKTMVAPVVVAKGQDLIAQRIKEIAKDNKVMVMENKPLARALYAMASVGDVVPPELYQAVAEVLAYVYRLKHKLS
- the fliR gene encoding flagellar biosynthetic protein FliR; translated protein: MIDLFSLVQDQVAVFLLVFVRVSGIFFLTPVYGSRNVPGHVKVALGLAVTYILYPMVYQPGIPIPEQWLPYLFLVASEFVAGMIIGFVSSLVFTSIQMCGQILDTQIGFGIVNVIDPQSGNQVPLVGNFLYILAIMVFLALNGHHVVLGALVASFKLIPMTGVIFNAAISQFVVGLMKGIFLIAIQISLPVLASLLLIDISLGILSRTMPQMNIFIVGVPAKIFAGIFVLSLVLPFYIFFLEKAFNGMYKNVYDVLSIFG
- the fliQ gene encoding flagellar biosynthesis protein FliQ, yielding MTGDLAIQLGRDALMMVMLIAAPMLGLGLLVGLVVSIFQATTQIQEQTLAFIPKIIAVFVAVLVFGPWMLAMLVDYTRELLVRLPYLIR
- the fliP gene encoding flagellar type III secretion system pore protein FliP (The bacterial flagellar biogenesis protein FliP forms a type III secretion system (T3SS)-type pore required for flagellar assembly.), with translation MCWGQAVQAAPFVPVPNINVGVEAASSPKDVALSLQVLFTLTVLALAPSILIMMTSFTRIIVVLSFLRSAMGTQQMPPNQILVGLALFITFFTMSPYFEQVNTNALQPFLAGSLSQEAAMTEGLKPMREFMFKQTRENDLALFVNLSDGPRPEVQEDVPTTVLIPAFIISELKTAFQFGFLLYIPFIVIDMVIASTLMAMGMMMVPPVMISLPFKLLLFVLVDGWHLVIRSVVTSFH